A stretch of Sinimarinibacterium sp. NLF-5-8 DNA encodes these proteins:
- a CDS encoding MBL fold metallo-hydrolase, whose product MSVMRLAMLGSGSKGNGTLIESQDTRVLVDCGFSLAESVARCQRLGVDPASITAILVTHEHGDHINGVARLARKFSIPVWMTHGTYAQWKDRNVPQCERFDPQAEFAIGALNITPYAVPHDAREPCQFVISSQNRARRVGILSDAGHITAHMRSALADCDALLLECNHDPQMLNNGPYHAALKQRVAGDWGHLSNAQAATLLDGYNTARLQHLVLTHLSETNNDPELARALMVQALGCDPAYLVCAQQAQGLDWREVV is encoded by the coding sequence ATGAGTGTGATGCGGCTGGCGATGCTCGGCTCTGGCAGCAAGGGCAATGGCACGCTGATTGAGTCACAGGACACGCGAGTATTGGTGGACTGCGGTTTTTCGCTGGCTGAATCGGTTGCGCGCTGTCAGCGGCTGGGCGTTGATCCGGCGTCGATCACGGCGATTCTGGTCACGCATGAACACGGCGATCACATCAATGGCGTGGCGCGGCTGGCACGAAAGTTTTCTATTCCGGTGTGGATGACGCATGGCACTTATGCGCAGTGGAAAGATCGCAACGTGCCGCAGTGTGAACGCTTTGATCCGCAAGCCGAGTTTGCCATTGGCGCCCTCAACATCACCCCGTATGCCGTGCCGCACGACGCGCGCGAACCGTGCCAGTTTGTCATCAGCAGCCAAAACCGCGCGCGCCGTGTGGGGATTTTGTCGGATGCCGGGCATATCACTGCCCATATGCGCAGCGCGTTGGCGGATTGCGATGCACTGCTGCTGGAGTGCAATCACGATCCACAAATGCTCAACAACGGTCCGTATCACGCGGCGCTCAAGCAGCGCGTGGCCGGGGATTGGGGGCATCTGTCCAATGCCCAGGCGGCGACGTTGCTGGATGGTTACAACACCGCGCGCTTGCAGCATCTGGTGCTCACCCATTTATCTGAAACCAATAATGATCCCGAACTTGCGCGCGCGCTGATGGTGCAGGCTTTGGGTTGTGATCCCGCCTATCTGGTCTGTGCACAGCAGGCGCAAGGGTTGGACTGGCGCGAGGTGGTGTAG
- a CDS encoding AMP-binding protein, which produces MSVKNPVETLLQWAQQKPGQPWLYQSIDGVWKGYTWADAEAQVRSMATALRALDLPPGAAIAISGRNTAHWVLADMAISMAGYISVGLYPKQSPDHIRYILNHCEAKAVFVGPMIDLDEFMGALPEGIKTIGFPYPNLPICDHQWDDLVKAHEPFAGYQAPDPKAVISLIYTSGTTGNPKGVMVTTENLIFATQGMMKMMPAQGQERFFSYLPLAHAFERGAVELASIYLGAEVWFLEDLNKLAEQLKEVAPTRFFGVPLVFGRIQSGILKKLPQKKLSRLLRIPLVSGFIKKKLREGVGLQNARYLIAGAAPMPMSMLEWFESIGMPIMQGYGMTENNIYATVNLPHANRNGSVGRANPGADMRIAEDGEIQYKHAAVSPGYYKDPAKTAELFTEDGWLRTGDLGRIDEDGYLFITGRVKDIFKTLKGKYVAPAPIEGAMARNGDIDQLCFVGTGLKQPIMVVQLVPGNKPREQIEQGLIADMQDVNATLEPHEQIAKIYITKDAWTIDNNIMTPTMKVKRNEIEKHYLEKLHAIADDYATKVVWEA; this is translated from the coding sequence ATGAGCGTTAAGAATCCAGTCGAAACCCTGCTGCAATGGGCGCAGCAAAAACCCGGCCAGCCGTGGCTGTATCAGTCGATCGACGGGGTCTGGAAGGGCTACACCTGGGCCGATGCCGAGGCGCAGGTGCGCTCCATGGCCACGGCGCTGCGCGCGCTGGATTTGCCGCCAGGTGCGGCCATCGCCATCTCGGGGCGCAATACCGCGCACTGGGTGCTGGCCGATATGGCGATCTCGATGGCGGGCTACATCAGCGTGGGGCTGTATCCCAAACAATCACCCGACCATATTCGCTACATCCTCAACCACTGCGAGGCCAAGGCGGTTTTTGTAGGGCCGATGATCGACCTCGACGAGTTCATGGGCGCGCTGCCCGAAGGCATCAAAACCATCGGCTTTCCCTACCCCAATCTGCCCATCTGCGATCACCAGTGGGACGATCTGGTCAAGGCGCACGAGCCTTTTGCGGGCTATCAGGCGCCCGATCCCAAGGCCGTGATTTCACTGATCTACACCTCGGGCACCACCGGCAACCCCAAAGGCGTGATGGTCACCACTGAAAACCTCATCTTTGCCACCCAGGGCATGATGAAAATGATGCCCGCGCAAGGCCAGGAACGTTTCTTCTCCTACCTGCCGCTGGCGCACGCCTTTGAACGCGGCGCGGTGGAACTGGCCTCCATCTATCTGGGCGCGGAAGTATGGTTTCTGGAAGACCTCAACAAGCTCGCCGAGCAGCTCAAAGAAGTTGCGCCTACGCGCTTTTTTGGCGTGCCGCTGGTCTTTGGCCGCATCCAGTCCGGCATCCTGAAAAAACTGCCGCAGAAAAAACTCAGCCGCCTGCTCCGGATTCCGCTGGTCTCCGGCTTCATCAAAAAGAAGCTGCGCGAAGGCGTGGGCCTGCAAAACGCACGCTATCTGATCGCCGGCGCCGCACCCATGCCGATGTCGATGCTGGAGTGGTTTGAAAGCATTGGCATGCCGATCATGCAGGGTTACGGCATGACCGAAAACAACATCTACGCCACCGTCAACCTGCCGCACGCCAATCGCAACGGCTCGGTGGGCCGCGCCAATCCGGGCGCCGACATGCGCATCGCCGAAGATGGCGAAATCCAGTACAAACACGCCGCCGTCTCCCCCGGCTACTACAAAGACCCGGCCAAAACCGCCGAACTGTTCACCGAAGACGGCTGGCTGCGCACCGGCGACCTGGGACGCATCGACGAAGACGGCTACCTGTTCATCACAGGGCGCGTCAAAGACATTTTCAAAACCCTCAAAGGCAAATACGTTGCCCCCGCCCCGATTGAAGGCGCGATGGCACGCAACGGCGATATTGACCAGCTCTGCTTCGTCGGCACCGGCCTCAAACAACCGATCATGGTCGTGCAACTCGTCCCCGGCAACAAACCGCGCGAACAAATCGAACAAGGACTGATTGCCGACATGCAAGACGTCAACGCCACGCTGGAACCACACGAGCAAATCGCCAAAATCTACATCACCAAAGACGCCTGGACGATTGATAACAACATCATGACGCCGACGATGAAGGTCAAACGCAACGAGATTGAAAAACACTATCTCGAAAAACTGCACGCCATCGCGGATGACTACGCAACCAAAGTGGTGTGGGAGGCTTGA
- a CDS encoding DUF1820 family protein encodes MAARQRLYRVTFLNQGQVYEIYAREVSHNAMLGFVEVGKLVFGEKTTLVVDTSEEKLKDEFADVERFYVPVHAVVRIDEVSKRGPARIHSGDGSKVAHLPVYNFGGAPKS; translated from the coding sequence ATGGCAGCCAGGCAGCGACTGTATCGCGTGACGTTTTTGAATCAGGGGCAGGTGTATGAAATCTATGCCCGCGAGGTCAGCCACAACGCCATGCTCGGGTTTGTCGAGGTGGGCAAGCTGGTGTTTGGTGAAAAAACCACGCTGGTGGTGGATACCAGCGAAGAAAAACTCAAAGACGAGTTTGCCGATGTGGAACGGTTTTATGTGCCGGTGCATGCGGTGGTGCGCATTGATGAAGTGAGCAAGCGCGGGCCGGCGCGGATTCACAGCGGCGATGGCAGCAAGGTGGCGCATTTGCCGGTGTACAACTTTGGCGGCGCACCCAAATCATGA
- a CDS encoding DUF1329 domain-containing protein, which translates to MRWIASLGMAFWAFAASPISQAKVSAEQAAQLGGEQLTCTGAERAGSDAGVAVYSGQWIGQWPGMKKEQGFEPGPYADEKPLFTITAENAAQYAEHLTDGQKAMLEKYPQQFRMRVFPSHRDFGTPDWVCAAARYNAEHAEIDGDGIGVKNGQGGALAFPFPQNGLEAIWSVRTTHRAWTEEGTLDNAAVYPNGSISWGRMVLRTLAPMNDPTAKARPSLSDKIAAYFYSSILLPERDRGTVAVGYQFNNQAQGSTQAWAYQPGTRRVRQAPEVGYDYPVPPASLHTTDEDTGFNGATDRFTWKLIGKQERYVPYHNFAINDPAIKYSDLLSKGTVNPDYLRYELHRVWVVEATLKPELRHVYGKRRLYIDEDTWQILTADNYDTRGNLWRVPMILYFYAPAAQTYHRGVQLFHDLTAQAYEADKLVNEQPAQNWWVINKPMQAGQFSPSAAARAGR; encoded by the coding sequence ATGCGTTGGATTGCCTCTTTGGGCATGGCCTTTTGGGCGTTTGCGGCCAGTCCGATCAGCCAGGCCAAAGTCAGTGCCGAACAAGCGGCGCAACTGGGCGGTGAGCAACTCACCTGCACCGGCGCCGAACGCGCGGGCAGCGATGCGGGTGTTGCCGTCTACAGCGGCCAGTGGATCGGCCAATGGCCGGGGATGAAAAAAGAGCAGGGTTTTGAACCCGGCCCCTATGCCGACGAAAAACCGCTGTTCACCATCACCGCCGAAAATGCTGCGCAGTACGCCGAGCATTTAACCGATGGGCAAAAAGCGATGTTGGAAAAGTATCCCCAGCAATTTCGCATGCGGGTGTTCCCCAGTCACCGCGACTTTGGCACGCCGGATTGGGTGTGCGCTGCCGCGCGCTATAACGCCGAACATGCCGAAATTGATGGTGATGGCATCGGCGTTAAAAACGGCCAGGGCGGTGCGCTGGCCTTCCCCTTCCCGCAAAACGGCCTGGAGGCGATTTGGTCGGTGCGCACCACCCATCGCGCGTGGACGGAAGAAGGCACCCTCGACAATGCGGCGGTTTATCCCAACGGCAGCATCTCGTGGGGGCGGATGGTGCTGCGCACGCTGGCACCGATGAATGACCCCACCGCCAAAGCGCGCCCTTCGCTCAGCGACAAAATCGCCGCGTATTTTTATTCGTCCATCTTGTTGCCGGAACGCGATCGCGGCACGGTTGCCGTGGGGTATCAGTTCAACAACCAGGCGCAAGGCTCTACCCAGGCCTGGGCGTACCAGCCCGGCACCCGCCGCGTGCGCCAAGCGCCTGAAGTCGGCTACGACTATCCGGTGCCGCCGGCCTCGCTGCACACCACCGATGAGGACACCGGCTTCAACGGCGCCACCGATCGCTTCACCTGGAAACTGATTGGCAAGCAAGAGCGTTATGTGCCCTATCACAACTTTGCGATCAACGATCCGGCCATCAAATACAGCGACTTGCTCAGCAAAGGGACGGTAAACCCCGACTATCTGCGTTATGAGCTGCACCGCGTCTGGGTTGTTGAAGCCACGCTCAAGCCTGAGCTACGCCACGTTTATGGCAAGCGCCGGTTGTATATCGACGAGGACACCTGGCAGATTCTCACCGCCGACAACTATGACACTCGGGGCAATCTTTGGCGGGTGCCGATGATTTTGTACTTCTACGCCCCCGCCGCGCAGACCTATCACCGGGGCGTGCAACTGTTTCACGACCTCACCGCGCAAGCGTATGAGGCCGACAAATTGGTCAACGAACAGCCCGCACAAAATTGGTGGGTGATCAACAAACCGATGCAGGCGGGACAGTTTTCCCCCAGTGCTGCGGCGCGCGCGGGGCGGTGA
- a CDS encoding carbon starvation CstA family protein, translated as MAAWIRQIGWGAVAVLGACALAVVSLSRGDSVNALWVITAALSVYVIGYRYYSLFLAQRVLRLDPQRMPPAHRHNDGLDFVPTHKGVLFGHHFAAIAGAGPLVGPVLAAQLGYLPGLLWLLIGVVLAGAVQDMTVLLLSTRRDGRSLGEMIKAEMGVIPGVIAMIGSFIIMTILLAVLALIVVKALVHSPWGSFTVFATLPIALLMGVYLRFIRPGRVGEVSLIGLVLLIAAIIYGGHVARDPQLAGWFTLEAMPLAWILIGYGFVAAVLPVWLVLAPRDYLSTFLKIGTILGLAVGIVLTAPDLKMPATTRFLDGTGPVWTGSVFPFLFITIACGAVSGFHALIASGTTPKMIDNERDIRFIGYGGMLMESFVAVMALVAASIIEPGLYFAMNSPAALIGDSAQSAARIISEWGFVITPEQLSQTAAHVGEHSLLSRTGGAPTLAVGMAHILTDAFGGMGGQTMMAFWYHFAILFEALFILTALDAGTRAGRFMLQDLIGAFIPVFRQTHAPLPTLIATALCVAAWGYFLIQGVVDPLGGVNTLWPLFGVANQMLAAIALILASVVLLRMKRQQYLWVTAAPTAWLLVCTLSGGWQKIFSADFRIGFLAQAQRFAEASARGELIAPAQTLAQMQQIALNNRIDAALTALLMLVVVSVTVYGVRIGWQAFKNPHPSPHESAYVAIEGAPHG; from the coding sequence ATGGCAGCGTGGATCAGGCAGATCGGCTGGGGTGCCGTGGCGGTGTTGGGCGCTTGCGCCCTGGCCGTGGTGTCACTGTCGCGCGGGGACAGTGTCAATGCGTTGTGGGTGATCACTGCGGCGCTCTCGGTATATGTGATCGGCTACCGTTACTACAGCCTGTTTCTGGCACAGCGGGTATTACGGCTCGACCCGCAGCGAATGCCGCCCGCGCACCGCCATAACGATGGGCTGGACTTCGTGCCCACACACAAGGGGGTGTTGTTTGGACATCACTTTGCGGCCATTGCCGGGGCCGGGCCGCTGGTGGGGCCGGTCCTGGCAGCGCAGTTGGGCTATTTGCCGGGATTGCTGTGGCTGCTGATCGGCGTGGTGCTGGCCGGTGCGGTACAGGACATGACCGTGCTGCTGTTGTCGACCCGCCGCGATGGTCGCTCGCTGGGCGAGATGATCAAAGCCGAGATGGGGGTGATCCCCGGCGTGATTGCGATGATCGGCAGCTTCATCATCATGACCATTTTGCTGGCGGTGCTGGCCCTGATCGTGGTCAAGGCGCTGGTGCACTCCCCCTGGGGTAGTTTCACCGTGTTTGCGACACTGCCGATTGCGTTGTTGATGGGGGTTTATCTGCGGTTCATCCGTCCGGGGCGCGTGGGCGAGGTCTCGCTGATCGGGCTGGTCTTGCTGATTGCCGCAATCATCTATGGCGGGCATGTGGCGCGCGATCCGCAACTGGCAGGCTGGTTCACGCTGGAGGCGATGCCTTTGGCGTGGATTTTGATTGGCTATGGTTTTGTGGCCGCCGTATTGCCGGTCTGGCTGGTGCTGGCGCCGCGCGACTATCTGTCCACATTTCTGAAAATCGGCACGATCCTGGGGCTGGCGGTGGGGATTGTCTTGACCGCGCCTGATCTGAAAATGCCGGCAACAACACGTTTTCTGGATGGCACCGGGCCGGTGTGGACGGGCAGCGTGTTCCCGTTCCTGTTCATCACCATCGCCTGCGGTGCGGTATCAGGCTTTCACGCGCTGATTGCCTCGGGCACCACGCCCAAGATGATCGACAACGAGCGTGATATCCGTTTCATCGGCTATGGCGGCATGTTGATGGAATCGTTTGTGGCGGTGATGGCGCTGGTGGCGGCGTCGATCATCGAGCCGGGGCTGTACTTTGCGATGAACAGTCCGGCAGCCCTGATCGGCGACAGCGCACAAAGCGCCGCCCGGATCATTTCCGAATGGGGTTTTGTCATCACCCCGGAGCAGTTGAGCCAGACGGCCGCGCATGTCGGCGAGCACAGCCTGCTTTCACGCACCGGCGGCGCGCCGACGCTGGCCGTGGGCATGGCTCACATTCTGACCGACGCTTTTGGCGGCATGGGGGGTCAGACCATGATGGCGTTCTGGTACCACTTTGCGATTCTGTTCGAGGCACTGTTCATACTCACGGCGCTGGATGCCGGCACCCGCGCAGGACGCTTTATGCTGCAAGACCTCATCGGTGCCTTCATCCCGGTGTTTCGGCAGACCCATGCGCCACTGCCGACGCTGATCGCCACCGCCTTGTGCGTCGCCGCGTGGGGCTATTTCCTGATTCAGGGCGTGGTCGATCCGCTCGGCGGGGTCAATACGCTGTGGCCGTTGTTTGGCGTGGCCAACCAGATGCTGGCGGCGATCGCGCTGATTCTGGCCAGCGTGGTGCTGCTGCGGATGAAGCGCCAGCAGTATCTGTGGGTCACCGCCGCGCCAACGGCATGGCTGTTGGTGTGCACGCTCAGCGGCGGCTGGCAAAAAATCTTTTCGGCTGATTTCAGGATCGGTTTTCTGGCGCAAGCCCAGCGCTTTGCCGAGGCCAGCGCGCGCGGCGAGCTGATCGCCCCGGCGCAAACGCTGGCGCAGATGCAACAGATTGCGCTGAACAACCGTATCGACGCCGCGCTAACCGCACTGCTGATGCTGGTGGTCGTCAGCGTCACCGTGTACGGCGTGCGCATCGGCTGGCAGGCCTTCAAAAACCCGCACCCCAGCCCGCATGAATCGGCCTACGTCGCCATCGAAGGCGCGCCCCATGGTTAA
- a CDS encoding SMP-30/gluconolactonase/LRE family protein encodes MLWIGVVIVGYLLFAPVSIDPLAWTPPQPNPAFAAENEQLHAIEWLARGNGQGPEGIAVDAQGRLYAGYDDGRVMRFDGNGAHAELLANTGGRPLGITVLGDDSIVVADALKGLLRIDSQRTLHTLATEADGLPLGFTDDADHHGNIVYFSDASSRHGIHQLMPEVFESRAHGRLLAHDLAAGTTTTLLDDLYFANGVAVGPDGAYVLVNETTRYRVRRYWLTGARAGQSDVFIDNLPGMPDNISFNGQDRFWLALYAPRPAALDALLPHPWLRKIVFRLPAALHPAPAHKARVLAVDLNGQVRADWQDNRPSAYAPITSAVQFENTLYFGSLSAPAIGRLPLPAQD; translated from the coding sequence ATGTTGTGGATCGGGGTGGTGATTGTCGGCTACTTGCTGTTTGCCCCGGTGTCGATCGACCCGCTGGCGTGGACGCCGCCCCAGCCCAATCCCGCCTTTGCCGCCGAAAACGAGCAACTGCATGCCATTGAATGGCTCGCCAGGGGCAACGGACAAGGCCCCGAAGGCATTGCCGTGGACGCCCAGGGCCGGCTTTATGCTGGTTACGACGATGGCCGGGTGATGCGGTTTGATGGCAACGGCGCGCACGCCGAGCTTTTGGCCAACACCGGCGGTCGCCCGCTGGGAATAACCGTGCTGGGCGATGACAGCATCGTGGTTGCCGACGCCCTCAAAGGACTGCTGCGGATTGATTCGCAGCGCACCCTGCACACGCTGGCCACCGAAGCCGACGGCCTGCCGCTTGGCTTTACCGATGATGCCGACCACCACGGCAACATCGTGTATTTCAGCGACGCCTCATCACGCCACGGCATCCACCAACTCATGCCCGAGGTTTTTGAAAGCCGCGCGCATGGCCGCCTGCTCGCCCACGATCTTGCCGCTGGCACCACCACCACGCTGCTGGATGATCTGTATTTCGCAAACGGCGTCGCCGTCGGCCCCGATGGTGCTTATGTCCTGGTCAACGAAACCACCCGCTACCGCGTGCGCCGCTACTGGCTCACCGGCGCGCGCGCAGGGCAATCGGATGTGTTCATCGACAACCTCCCCGGCATGCCCGACAACATCAGCTTTAACGGACAAGACCGTTTTTGGCTGGCGCTCTATGCCCCGCGCCCCGCCGCGCTCGATGCGCTACTCCCGCATCCGTGGCTGCGCAAAATCGTCTTTCGCCTGCCCGCCGCCTTGCACCCCGCGCCCGCCCACAAAGCGCGTGTTTTGGCCGTGGACCTAAACGGCCAAGTGCGCGCCGACTGGCAAGACAACCGCCCCAGCGCCTACGCCCCCATCACCAGCGCCGTGCAGTTTGAAAACACCCTGTACTTTGGCAGCCTCAGCGCCCCCGCAATAGGCCGCCTGCCCCTGCCTGCGCAAGACTAA
- the murU gene encoding N-acetylmuramate alpha-1-phosphate uridylyltransferase MurU, producing the protein MSRARAFILAAGRGQRMRPLTDHTPKPLLLVAGKPLIEWHLQRLRAAGFEDVVINLGWLGARIEQALGNGARFGLRIAYSDEGWPALETGGGLFNALPLLGRAPFVLINGDVWCSADYAALRARAEQLAQASAPDLAHLLLVDNPAHNPDGDFALDANQRVQSQGATRLTFSGLSVLNPALFNGCQPGAFPLAPLLRQAINQGRVSGEHHRGDWVDVGTPERLAQLDAQLQSARQSQGDCF; encoded by the coding sequence ATGAGCCGCGCGCGCGCGTTCATCCTGGCTGCCGGGCGCGGCCAGCGGATGCGTCCGCTGACCGATCACACCCCCAAACCGCTGCTGCTGGTGGCGGGCAAGCCGCTGATTGAATGGCATTTGCAGCGCCTGCGCGCCGCCGGGTTTGAAGACGTGGTGATCAACCTGGGCTGGCTGGGCGCGCGCATCGAACAAGCCCTGGGCAACGGCGCGCGCTTTGGTCTGCGCATTGCCTATTCCGATGAAGGCTGGCCCGCACTGGAAACCGGCGGAGGCCTGTTCAACGCCTTGCCGCTGCTGGGGCGCGCGCCCTTTGTGCTGATCAATGGCGATGTGTGGTGCAGCGCCGACTACGCCGCACTGCGCGCGCGCGCCGAGCAACTGGCGCAGGCATCCGCACCCGATCTGGCGCATCTGTTATTGGTGGACAACCCCGCGCACAACCCCGATGGCGATTTTGCGCTGGACGCAAATCAGCGTGTTCAAAGCCAGGGCGCAACCCGGCTCACCTTCAGTGGTCTGTCGGTGCTGAATCCGGCGCTGTTCAACGGCTGCCAGCCGGGCGCCTTTCCGCTTGCGCCGCTGCTGCGTCAGGCCATCAACCAAGGGCGCGTCAGCGGCGAACATCATCGGGGTGACTGGGTGGATGTCGGCACGCCAGAACGGCTGGCGCAGCTCGACGCACAGTTGCAAAGCGCGCGCCAAAGCCAAGGCGATTGTTTCTGA
- a CDS encoding ABC transporter transmembrane domain-containing protein → MPKSSRRLSALRGLWPFLLPYRRQILSAFVLLCLASVAMLAVPLALRDLIDQGFDAHSQVNGHFLALFVLALFWGAMVAGRYFYVTWIGERVTADIRNAVYARMLAQSPVFFETTRTGEVLSRLTGDTTLVQTVVGSSISMGLRSSFQFAGGLVMLAVTSFKLFAVTMGLLLTVVAPLVWAGRKLRALSRESQDKIADSSALAAEILNAIPTVQAFTQERAEQQRFVRAVQVSFDSAIRRTQVRAWMTAGMIAGVFGAIVLVLWLGAQAVIAGTMSAGQLASFVLYALFTAGGVGVIAEVWGDVMRAAGATERLMELLAVEPVIAPPAQPQPLPVLPRARVDFEGVGFCYPSRPQVAALADFDLSVAPGQTVALVGPSGAGKTTLFQLLLRYFDVQQGRVLFNGVDVRALDPSVLRAQIGIVPQDAVIFSTSALENIRYGNASASDAEVMAAARAALADEFIARLPEGYNTFLGERGLRLSGGQRQRIAIARAILRNPPLLLLDEATSALDAESEVLVQRGLEAAMQNRTTLVIAHRLSTVQRADRIVVLEQGRLIEAGTPQQLMQQGGLYARLASLQVVA, encoded by the coding sequence ATGCCCAAATCTTCCCGTCGCCTTTCTGCCCTGCGTGGGCTTTGGCCGTTTTTGCTGCCGTATCGTCGGCAGATTTTGTCGGCGTTTGTGTTGTTGTGCCTGGCGTCGGTGGCGATGCTGGCGGTGCCGCTGGCGCTGCGTGATTTGATTGATCAGGGGTTTGATGCGCATTCGCAGGTCAATGGACATTTTTTGGCGTTGTTTGTGCTGGCGCTGTTCTGGGGCGCAATGGTGGCGGGGCGCTACTTTTATGTGACCTGGATTGGTGAGCGGGTGACGGCGGATATTCGCAATGCGGTGTATGCGCGGATGCTGGCGCAGTCGCCGGTGTTTTTTGAAACGACGCGCACCGGCGAGGTGCTGTCGCGGCTGACCGGGGATACGACGCTGGTGCAGACGGTGGTGGGCTCGTCGATCTCAATGGGACTGCGGAGCAGTTTTCAGTTTGCTGGCGGGCTGGTGATGCTGGCGGTGACGAGTTTCAAGCTGTTTGCGGTGACGATGGGTTTGCTGCTGACGGTGGTGGCGCCGCTGGTGTGGGCGGGGCGCAAGTTGCGGGCGTTGTCGCGCGAGTCGCAGGACAAGATTGCTGATTCTTCGGCGCTGGCGGCGGAGATTTTGAATGCGATTCCAACGGTGCAGGCGTTTACCCAGGAGCGCGCGGAGCAGCAGCGCTTTGTGCGCGCGGTGCAGGTGAGTTTTGACTCGGCCATTCGCCGCACGCAGGTGCGGGCATGGATGACGGCGGGGATGATTGCCGGGGTGTTTGGGGCGATTGTGCTGGTGTTGTGGCTGGGCGCGCAGGCGGTGATTGCGGGGACGATGAGCGCCGGGCAGTTGGCGTCGTTTGTGTTGTACGCGCTGTTTACGGCGGGCGGGGTGGGCGTGATTGCCGAGGTTTGGGGTGATGTGATGCGCGCGGCAGGGGCGACGGAGCGCTTGATGGAGCTGCTGGCGGTGGAGCCGGTGATTGCGCCGCCAGCGCAGCCGCAGCCGTTGCCGGTGTTGCCGCGCGCGCGGGTGGATTTTGAGGGGGTGGGATTTTGTTATCCGTCACGCCCGCAGGTGGCGGCGCTGGCGGATTTTGATTTGAGCGTGGCGCCGGGGCAAACCGTGGCGCTGGTGGGGCCGAGCGGGGCGGGCAAGACCACGTTGTTTCAGTTGTTGCTGCGCTATTTTGATGTGCAGCAGGGGCGGGTGCTGTTCAACGGGGTGGATGTGCGCGCGCTCGACCCATCAGTGCTGCGCGCGCAAATTGGCATCGTGCCGCAGGATGCGGTGATTTTTTCCACATCGGCTTTGGAAAACATCCGTTATGGCAATGCCAGCGCCAGTGATGCCGAGGTGATGGCGGCGGCGCGCGCGGCGTTGGCAGATGAGTTTATTGCGCGCTTGCCGGAGGGTTACAACACGTTTTTGGGCGAGCGCGGACTGCGGCTTTCCGGCGGGCAGCGCCAGCGCATTGCGATTGCGCGCGCGATTTTGCGTAATCCGCCGCTGCTGCTGCTGGATGAGGCCACCAGTGCGCTGGATGCCGAAAGCGAGGTTTTGGTGCAGCGCGGACTGGAGGCGGCGATGCAAAACCGCACGACGCTGGTGATTGCGCACCGGCTATCGACGGTGCAGCGCGCGGATCGGATTGTGGTGCTGGAGCAGGGGCGGCTGATTGAGGCGGGCACGCCGCAGCAGTTGATGCAGCAAGGCGGGCTGTACGCGCGCTTGGCGAGTTTGCAGGTGGTGGCCTGA
- a CDS encoding glutathione S-transferase family protein — protein sequence MLTVHHLETSRSQRILWLLEELGVPYTLRRYARDPKTRLAPAELKKVHPLGKSPVITDGDVVVAESGAIIEYLAERFGAELPAELAMLDPARGSAAHQQCRFWMHYAEGSLMNWLVMKLVFGMIPRQPMPLIVRPVARAICDKVQQQLIAPNIDTALDFIESHLAQNRWFAGEMLTMADFQMSFAVEAALASGNRPYPHLQAWRQRVNARPAYQRALDKGGPVLAGLAAEAS from the coding sequence ATGCTGACCGTTCACCATCTCGAAACTTCGCGCTCGCAGCGCATCCTCTGGCTGCTGGAGGAGTTGGGCGTGCCCTACACCCTGCGCCGCTACGCGCGCGATCCGAAAACCCGGCTGGCCCCCGCTGAGCTGAAAAAAGTGCATCCGCTGGGCAAGTCGCCGGTGATCACCGACGGGGATGTCGTCGTCGCCGAATCCGGCGCCATCATCGAATATCTGGCCGAACGTTTTGGCGCAGAACTGCCCGCCGAGCTGGCCATGCTCGACCCTGCGCGCGGCAGCGCAGCGCACCAGCAGTGCCGGTTCTGGATGCACTACGCCGAAGGTTCGCTGATGAACTGGCTGGTGATGAAGCTGGTGTTTGGCATGATTCCGCGCCAGCCGATGCCGCTGATCGTGCGCCCTGTTGCGCGCGCGATCTGTGACAAGGTGCAGCAGCAGCTGATTGCGCCCAACATCGACACGGCGCTCGACTTCATCGAATCACATCTGGCGCAAAACCGCTGGTTTGCCGGTGAGATGCTGACGATGGCCGATTTTCAGATGAGCTTTGCGGTTGAAGCGGCGCTGGCCTCCGGCAACAGACCCTATCCTCATCTGCAAGCTTGGCGGCAGCGGGTCAACGCGCGCCCCGCCTACCAGCGCGCGCTGGACAAGGGCGGGCCGGTCTTGGCGGGGCTGGCGGCGGAGGCGTCATAA
- a CDS encoding YbdD/YjiX family protein, whose amino-acid sequence MVKQLWARAQQTLRLMIGIPDYPAYLAHMRAHHPERTPMSYAAFFQERLNARYGRGRSKCC is encoded by the coding sequence ATGGTTAAGCAACTTTGGGCGCGCGCGCAACAAACCCTGCGGCTGATGATCGGCATCCCCGATTATCCGGCCTATCTGGCGCACATGCGCGCGCACCACCCCGAGCGCACACCCATGAGCTATGCGGCTTTTTTTCAGGAACGGCTGAATGCGCGCTACGGACGCGGGCGCAGCAAATGTTGCTAG